One window of Channa argus isolate prfri chromosome 4, Channa argus male v1.0, whole genome shotgun sequence genomic DNA carries:
- the lysmd4 gene encoding lysM and putative peptidoglycan-binding domain-containing protein 4, which produces MRRGEYAPRAFQAPVDVHASVDGQVYMFKRMPNETTVTSDDEELSVIEMRPRFYSEMEQQRQRNIQLLEREVLDSDSLNKLALQYGCKVADLKRVNNLMQEQDLFSLKSIKIPVQKHSFLTETPADLSDPQEEMPKPSTRPVKPQDRARAQPHLQEVTDFLMEVDNDIEKLIQSTNDQHEDFLDNSEKSQQFRNRRRQPTSHGADWGIQWWNALVAMLLIGIVLPLFYVIYFKTKDNGAVLPADGNGSLQSSINSSNASGIGLST; this is translated from the exons ATGCGGCGAGGGGAGTATGCTCCTCGGGCTTTTCAGGCCCCAGTGGATGTTCATGCCAGCGTAGATGGCCAGGTCTACATGTTTAAGAGGATGCCAAATGAAACCACTGTAACTTCAGATGATGAAGAGCTCAGTGTAATAGAGATGAGGCCACGGTTTTACAGTGAGATGGAACAGCAGCGACAGAGAAACATCCAGCTGTTGGAGCGGGAGGTGTTGGATAGTGACAGTCTGAACAAGCTTGCTTTGCAATATGGCTGTAAG GTGGCAGATTTAAAGCGGGTTAACAATCTCATGCAGGAACAAGATTTATTTTCActaaaatctattaaaatacCAGTTCAGAAACACAGCTTTTTAACAGAGACTCCTGCAGACCTAAGTGACCCTCAAGAAGAAATGCCCAAACCCTCTACCAGACCAGTGAAGCCTCAAGACCGAGCCAGAGCACAACCACATCTACAGGAGGTCACAGATTTTCTAATGGAGGTGGATAATGATATAGAGAAACTAATTCAGTCTACAAATGATCAGCATGAGGATTTCCTGGATAACTCTGAGAAATCTCAGCAGTTTAGAAACAGAAGACGGCAACCGACCAGTCACGGTGCAGACTGGGGCATCCAGTGGTGGAATGCATTGGTTGCAATGCTCTTGATAGGAATAGTTCTGCcattattttatgtcatttatttcaaaacaaaagataatGGAGCAGTTTTACCAGCAGATGGGAATGGTAGTTTACAGTCATCCATCAACTCTTCTAATGCCTCAGGGATCGGCCTCAGTACATGA